The sequence AATCGAAGGGAATTCGATTATGGGCTTTTGGCGGCTTCCAGTGGAACTACACTAGAGCTTTAAGTTTTGATGTCTTATGTTCTAGACATAGTATTGTCATGATGTTTGAAGGGTAGATAGCCCTTCTTAGCcaagaaaaaaactttaatttgtactttgtacattgCGCGAGAAcgaaattatcataatttactaATATggtattatagtattttctaatcaattatgcaaattagtatgcaGCTTAGGTAGCTATCTGCATTATTGACATCTACCGATACCTCTCTATATTTCAatcatacatgatacatgtttgagagtcccattataataatatcaggtgtatttgcagccagtgccacaggcaggtacccaatgtgtagggtaatgaggctgtttaacgtgttcgaggcacctcctcgagcacgggacccccgttttacgtccctcccggaagacgatttcgtggaaagcttcgtgaggctacagcaatccggacgtccttggttggtcccccatccaagcactgtccggaccgcgcgttgcttaacttccgagatcgagggatcgggtgtatccaacgcgccacgcggccgtagcattatgaaatgcagcggattcataaactttccttactaattatacaaattagatattgatttgcataatggatatttgattatgtaaagcacaaTTTGGTCTATCTGCCAAAAAGTATGAAGATCCATTTTTTGCAAACATGAAAACACGCAAACAAACATAGGCTGctacagtactgttggaaaacgccaggtaaaccgtCTTCAAACTTGACCTGCATGtccacaaccgctacacacctatCACATTTCATGAGGATACGTCCAACGTTTCACGAGTTATGCTTGTGACATACGTTCGGACCTACCCCACGGATGGCGTAACTGATTcaataaccttctcggcgaaggttatatattgatttgcataattaatgtttgattatgtaaagcacaaTTTGagctatctgcataccaaacatcccgacgatctgtcgaccccttcttaAGTTCTTCAAAGTTATcaatgtccgaaggtcaaaacaaaaacacccactgcagttccaaacaagccgctacagggggcccaaacgtacacaacttacttcctgtgtcATGGACTAtctgccacacaaaaatcatgaccgttgCAAACcgtcttcgaacttgacctgcATGtccacaaccgctacacacctatCAAAAACCATGAGGATACGTCCGACGTTTCACGAGTTATGCTTGTGACATACATTCGGACCCACCCCACGGATGGCGTAACTGATTcaataaccttctcggcgaaggtagtAAAGCGTTTACCGTTACATGTCCTTCCGTCTGAGTTGAGCTCGTATCCTGCCGGACACATACACGTGTAGGATCCATTCGTGTTCGTGCAGGAGTGAGTACACTCGTCCAACCCCAAAGCACACTCGTCAACATCTGttcaaaaataagaaaaatacgTCATCATAGAAAATGATCTGACATGATTTGATAGAATACCATTGATAACATATTTGGCATAAACAAACATTGAGGCGTCTGGCTCAGAACCCATTAGTCAAATCCCTtactgtgcccttgggaaagacactttgcacgacttttaAAACtggatacctgacttcggttggggaggtaaaggcaGTAGCagaagagggttgggctccaccttccaataacGTGCTCGAGTAACAGTGTATAACAACTTACTGCACCTACGGCCTCGAAACGACTACCATTACTTTATCAAGCTTATTGTTCTTTGTATATGGTACTGATACAATTTAGGTTATAAACTTGAGTGCCTTTAAGCTTGCCACATTGTCCTTATCTCTATAAAAGAAGTGTAAGGTCAATCTATACTTGGTTAAGGTAAGAAACACACCAGGGTAATGGTTAGATTCATGGAGAGCCAACAACTGCAGAATTTGAGTTTAAATCAAGTAAAGGTCTTACCAATGCATTCATCAGCAATCGAGACAAACCCGTCTGCACACGTACATTCGTAAGTTCCGGGAAGGTTGTTGCAGAGGTGTAGACAGTCATGGACACCAGACTTACATTCATCTATATCTGTTCaataaaaaagataatataATGACTCGCATTAGTTCCACAGCATTGTGCAAACTGTAGCTAGTATATCGTTAAAAATGTAAATCCCTGAATAGCTTTATCAGGATGGTAAGCCACTTAATAAAAAGACTATCTGTACACAATAAGTATTTCATTCGCACCAACGTTTCAgtaaccgtctgtcaccttcctcagggcaattctgactggttcactttacaAAATACAGTTATAGATGTCTCTACATACAGATGCGGTCACAAACTAAAAGTATttgcacacatacataaatTTAGATAGTCAATGTTGTGTAAGACGGTAAATAATAGTGTAAAAGTGTAAGTAGACTAGTGAAAGAAATTTACCTGTCTCAGAGcaatttcattttgtattacgTCACATACAGAACAAAAAAGATATATCCGAGTGGCGTTACCTTCGCAGACGTATCCGTTCCCGATGTATCCCGAAGGACACCGTCCACACGAGTAGCCCCCGTCTTCTAAGTTGACACAGGAGACCTCGGGAAAACACGGGTCCAGGGCGCACCTGTTGGTAACGCTCACGTCACACCGGGTACCGATGTATCCCTCCGCGCAGGTACAGTTGTAACCGTTCACAAGGTCGGTACAGGTTCCGTTCACACACGGATTGGACTGACATTCGTCCACCTCAGTTTCACACACGTCCCCGGTGTACCCAGGGCACACGCATGCGTAGAAGCCTTGTCCGCGGGGCATGTCGGGATCGGGCACACAGGACCCTCCGTTCTCACAAGGACACGCCATTGTGGTGAGGTGGAACGTTCGTTCGGATGACGCGCCGCACTCGTCTTCGACTGTGACGTTGAGAGAAGTAGAGCTGACGTCATCTGTTGTCCAGTCCAACTGTCCGTTTGGCTGTACGCTAATGCCAAGGTCACCTGACGAAGTCAGTCGGAACGTCATGGGTCTTCCTTCGGGATCTTCTGCAGTCAGTGTCAGCGTCAGATTCTCACCGACGAGTTTTTGGATAGTGGCGGGCGTTGTAAGCCATGGCGCAACGTTGACTGAAGAAGAACATATTAGATCATAAAGTAAACAGTGCTTATTGTCGACGCTTCAGGGGCAAGcctaatatctatctatctatctatctatctatctatctatctatctatctatctatctatctatctatctatctatctatctatctatctatctctatctatctatctatctatctatctatctatctatctatctatctctatctatctatctatctatctatctatctatctatctatctatctatctatctatctttctatctatctatctatctatctatctcctcctatatacatatatacggTTGTTCAATGTGGGTGGTACGCATGCCCCACCCTACGTTAGAATGGTGCGCCACCCTCAGTGGAGTTATACGGTACCCTTCTGGCCTACGTTCCCTGGGCCGCATACTTGGGTTTTCAAATTACCCCCAACCTTTGTGATGACGattcaatttgaaaaataactaGACAGCTCTACGCTAAAGCAAATTCTCTCTCCCGCAAATTCTTCCTATGCTCGTCAGAGGTGAAGCGCATCCTCTTTATATCACAATGCTCTGCTATGTACTGCGCACAACTTTGGACCAACCACAGTGCAGGTGCAATGCAGAGACTCCGGTTGGCTTACCATGATGCTTTTAAAATGTTAATGTCTGAGCCTAGGAGTACTAGTAACTCTTTACTCTTCTCGAGCTGTCGAGTTGATAGCTTCGACGCCAGGCGGCGTAAGTTGGCGCACTCATTTGTGACGCGTCTCCTTACGTCTGCCAACGGCATAATCCAGCTGCTATGCAATTCTGAGATTTTTTCACTTAGCGGGCATTGGCCCTACTATTGTCGACTAGTCCTACCGCCATCTCGTTTCTACACTACTTGATGCAATatttttgtcgttgttgttttatgtagatgtatgtatattgtctctgttgttccttttttaaTATGGGCCCGTGACCTGagtcaaagaataaataaataaaataaaataaaaatgtataaataTGGACGTTTCTTGAAATCTTTAATTAAACCTGAATCAATAACAAGAATATTGAATGGTACCTGGTCTATCCGACCACGATGAGTTGGAAAGTCCAGGCAAACACTGCTGACACCAGTCGTTAGGATTCGCCTCTTTATCCCTGAAACAGTGTCCCCGAACCATGCAGGTGTTGGGCTGTTTGGAGAAAAGGGGGGAAATAAGTCTCGGATGTGTCTTGATTAAGTGTAGATAATAGatctaaacaaaaaaaaacatatatcagTAAAGTAAAAAGGTAACATTTCCAAGCAAATGCATAATATCTACCTTTAGATGGTCTAGTGTAAAAAGATACTTCTTTGTTTATTCTTAttcaaaaatattcataattatatatacCAGCCCCTTCAACCCTGTCCTACCACTTATTACAtgatgtaatcgaacaccataAAACACGTCCAGTAACCACGGTGAAAGCCCTATGGTCCAGAccattgaccttatttgcttGGAGAGGAAGAAGACAAATGTGTTTCCCTTCTGTTATGGTAAACATGATGAGAAAGTACCATCCATGTACAGTCCCCTCCCTGTGAGCACTCCTGACAGACGGAGTCGTACACGGTGAAGAACAATTCCTCACTGAACCGTTCTCCATCGTTACTGACGGACAGCAGCATCCCATGAGCCACCGCGCCTTCATTGGTGTCAGGTGACCCGTCCCGTACCGGAGACCTAGGAAGGGCGCACGACACCTCCCCAAAGCTGCGGAACGTCGCCTCGGATCGGCCGCTGGAGTTGGCTTGCGTTTTTATTCCATCTCGTATCTAATGGACACAGAACAAAAAAGAACCATATGAGAAATAACAACGTATTAATTACAGTGCAAGTGAAACGAAAAAAGATGGTGCTCTGGAGACCCGgtgtgtaaagcccctgtcacacttgtgcgtatatgcaggTCCTCAGGacttgcgtattaacatgtttttggtttatgttaagtttgcagccaaaaatgtcatttcttTGGCTCGATAACCAGGATGCACGGCGGTacgtcaaagtagaaaacatctttTCCCCTCAAACTTCActtgaaccaaagaaatgttgatgagcaactcacgcgcacttgaatatacgcacaagtgtgacagggcccttacgtCGAAGGGCGTCTATACTCAGGTTGACTACACAGATAAAGAAATCAAGCTAACCTGAACTTGTGTGATCCTACAGGTCAGGTTCTCAGAGTTCATCACGGTTTCGGCGAAGAAGGAGGTCTTCATGCAGGGACGACTCCTGACGTCACACAGCCCGTCCAAGGGTAGCTCCAGCGCGACTGGAGGCCTGCCGATCTGTATGGAGCAGTCTGCAGACGTGTAACCCTCGTTACACTCACACGTACTGTTCACACACCGGCCCTGGTTACTACACTGGCGAGGACACAGGTTCTCAGCGATGAAGGCTGGAGGCACCGCCGTTCCGTTCTCGTTGGTCTCGTACAGGCTGACGTTGTTGTAGGCCCTTTCTGCACATTCTGCCTGAATCTGTTGCACAATGATGTCAACGTACTGGAAATCCTCCGTCACCTGAAAACAAAGGTCATGAGTATGTTTTTAGGACCAAGCCCTCTCACTCCTTGTTCATCCATCAATTCATCCATCGTTCTCATAGCTATTTAGTTCGCTGTAGAGGCAGAACAAAGTTTTGACAAACCTCCGGATCCTCCACTTCTGGCGATCCTTTGTCGGTCTAGTCTAAGTCAGCTGTTTCGTTTTTTGTCCTagccattttttttcatataggTCGGTAGGCCATGGTTGTGCGGGAACCCCCGGCGGCCGTACACCCTCTTATTTCTCCTGTAGTATAGTGCCGCTCCCTATGACATATTTTTATTTAGTATAAAACTCGGGGAGGGGGATAGGAAAAGACTAGGCTCAGACTCACTTTTACATCCGCCATGCAGAAGTCCACTCCCGAAAAGATGTCAACACCGTACACATCCCGACAGTCTTCAGCGATGGTCAAGTTCATGATTCCTCCTTGACACTTCCCCCTCGCTTCCTCCTCTGTTATCCCTCTGTTGGGAGTAGGCCACATGCTATTGACGACCGGCTCCGAGTCCAGCGCGTAGTCGAACTCGTATTGTGTCGTGTCAACATCATCGTTATACAAGTCTGGGTCGTCTTCGATGTTGTCTACGTCCCTCTTTCTTCTTCGTGCGCAGTTCCTGTTCCTCGCGTCTTGGAGTGGTTGGAGGGTGTTGAAGACGGCGTTCAGGTTGTTAGTTTTGCGTGTTTTAGTCGGGCTACACTCGACTCTGTTTCCCTCCCCGCACGTGCAGAACTCTGACTCAGACATGGGGCTGCTGACCTCGTCTAGACATTCAACGTCGAACAGACTCTGTCCTGGTGGAATTCTGAGAACAGAATGTAGAAATTAGAATTCAGCAATGCATTAAACGACGAAAGGATGGTATTGTTTACAATGAGCAGTTTACCAACCCCGGCTTACCGCAAAACACACAGCTTACAGCTGCATTGTGGATAGTTTCGATACCAATTCAAACAATACCTCTCCGTGAATTAGTAGCCCCTTTCATCTGTCATGTTTGATTTATGAGAAATTCTACTAAATCTGACATACCACTTCCAGCACCAAACATTTGGCGTTATCTTCTATGATTAATTTTGATCCAACTTCCTGTTAGTGTGTACGTGCCTAGCATTCAAATGCCAAAGTATGCATGGACACgatagacacacatacacaaacacacaccacgTGACTACAAAACCTCCGTTTCACGAAGGCAACTAACCATGCATACTCTTTAAAGATACACTTAGATTATTTACTGACCGCCAAGCATAGGAGAAGTCTCTGTGCCAGTCCGGCCAGATGTGGTGGGTAGAGATGGTGCCGTCTGGCATCATGGCGTCGTTGGCAGGGTTCCCATCGAAGGTTCCACAGAGCCCTTCGGTGTACCCCCTGTCTATCCCCGGCGCGTGGACACGGAGGGTGACGAACCCAGAGCCTATGACTTCCACGAACGCACCCGAAGGCATTGTTGCCTGTAAAAATACACACAATTTCGTTGATTACCTCCTTGAAACGTAGGTTTCGTAGTCCCTcgctgtttgtgtatttgtgacaGTTCCGGTGTTGACATTTGAATGTTAGGCACATCTAGCACACTAATATGACGGTAGGTCAGAGTTAGTAGAATGGTTTCAAAAATGTTGCAGGAGTTAGCTCGATGTTAGAGGCGTGGCAGAACGTACCTTTGGCCGGGATCCATGAGGTCCTATGTATATCAGTAGACACACTGTAGACAGTTTAAAGAGTTGCATTGTAAATGAcattgaagtttgaaaatttttttCCTTACCCTGATGTAGCGTCCATTCCTGTCCTGACTGACTACAACGCCCGGAGAGAGCGGCCCTCCTGTAGCTGTTTTGTATCGAATCATCGGTGACGTCCTGTGGCAGTAGTCAACGATCACGACGTCGTTCCCCTCACGGATAGCCGCGCCGCAGTTACAGGAGATGTCAAAATCCCAGCGGCAACGTCTGTGTCGTGAGTGGACCTTGATACGGCAGGGAGGGGACATAAAAAACAGTACAACATGAGAGAAAAATATTAGAGGCTACTCCAACtgctacttctactactacaactactactactattactgaTAATGATTCACTGTATTCTgtagctcaggtagttgtagaaatAACCTCTGgttgcattcagtctttcttcatttctttccactgtgtcttttttcctgcaagctgccATAGCTCTCTACTACTATCattactgctactactactactactactactactactactactactactactactactactactactactactactacaactattATTACAATTACTACAACTAGTATTATGAGGGTAGTAgaagtttgtttgcttgtttgtttgtttgggaaATAGCTGGTATGTGATGTAGTTCAACATGGCGATAGTTTTATCATTGTCACTTACTTCGAACTTTCGGCCCGGTTTTGTACTCCTGTAGAGAACGAATTCTCCAGGTAATATCACGTGGATTTGTTTCCGCCAATTTCTGAAAAAAGGACAACATTTTAGGGTCACGTTTAGTAAGAGCCATAAGATATCTGAGCCATTTCAACACAGTTCGATCGGGACTGTGTACAATAAATGCACAATACTGTAACGGACAAACAGAATAGGGTTATCACATTAAACTCAAGTCATAAATATAAAATATCTATCTTCCAGTTATCATGAAGAGTTATCCAAAAGTCTCAAGGTAGTATCTAACACAAACTAGTTGTACATACCCTGTGAGCTCGTCAAACGTAATGCCATGGGGGTCCCCAGAGTACGTGCATGTTGCCTCGACGGAATCGACTGTTCGAACCTGTCAAAGATGAAGGTACATAAATAAAATCGTGAGTGTCATCTGAAAATAGCAATAGATACATATTAACACATTGATTGATAAACACAATTCCATGTGAAGCACTtaacaacttgtcagtatctttattcaaagaacatacaatatttcctaccgccaaactcccttggccttgctatcaaaactcccggcctgcctgaatgatctgtcgcaTATTAGTAATGCTGCTCCAAtttgtcactttggtcatgtttggtgttgcatcaGGCCATGAgtttaggagatcagtcacaaaataagcacatacttggtgtaaatttatatcggtaccgtaccggtacttcatgatccggaattttggacctgtacctaatcgattttcacggtacagtaccggtacacaatACCGGTAAGCAGCACTTTTAGAAACCCTAGCCCTTTCAGTGCCGGATGAACAACCAGTAATCAAAGTGTCAAATTCCAACTTACAACTTTCCCCATCTTCGAGGGCCAAGTGACAGGCAAGTTTGGGTACAGCTGGTTGAGACCCAGGTGACTGGCGTCCATCTTTGCGCGCCTTTTCCCGGCCGTCAGGGTCACATTAGGCACGTCCGGGAAGTACATGTCATCGAACAGAAACATGACGTCAAACCAggcagtgac comes from Branchiostoma lanceolatum isolate klBraLanc5 chromosome 2, klBraLanc5.hap2, whole genome shotgun sequence and encodes:
- the LOC136426809 gene encoding von Willebrand factor D and EGF domain-containing protein-like, whose product is MPSGAFVEVIGSGFVTLRVHAPGIDRGYTEGLCGTFDGNPANDAMMPDGTISTHHIWPDWHRDFSYAWRIPPGQSLFDVECLDEVSSPMSESEFCTCGEGNRVECSPTKTRKTNNLNAVFNTLQPLQDARNRNCARRRKRDVDNIEDDPDLYNDDVDTTQYEFDYALDSEPVVNSMWPTPNRGITEEEARGKCQGGIMNLTIAEDCRDVYGVDIFSGVDFCMADVKVTEDFQYVDIIVQQIQAECAERAYNNVSLYETNENGTAVPPAFIAENLCPRQCSNQGRCVNSTCECNEGYTSADCSIQIGRPPVALELPLDGLCDVRSRPCMKTSFFAETVMNSENLTCRITQVQIRDGIKTQANSSGRSEATFRSFGEVSCALPRSPVRDGSPDTNEGAVAHGMLLSVSNDGERFSEELFFTVYDSVCQECSQGGDCTWMV
- the LOC136426808 gene encoding delta-like protein 1, coding for MTFRLTSSGDLGISVQPNGQLDWTTDDVSSTSLNVTVEDECGASSERTFHLTTMACPCENGGSCVPDPDMPRGQGFYACVCPGYTGDVCETEVDECQSNPCVNGTCTDLVNGYNCTCAEGYIGTRCDVSVTNRCALDPCFPEVSCVNLEDGGYSCGRCPSGYIGNGYVCEDIDECKSGVHDCLHLCNNLPGTYECTCADGFVSIADECIDVDECALGLDECTHSCTNTNGSYTCMCPAGYELNSDGRTCNDNNECDSSPCRNGGECQDGVNHYICSCARGWTGTHCEEGTCIQFLLCLRLPGPSLCIFFVLYDDL